In the genome of Photobacterium sp. TY1-4, one region contains:
- a CDS encoding ATP-binding cassette domain-containing protein, translating to MKTVLHVENLKQHFISGKGIIKKGYTVKAVDGVSLSVARGETLGLVGESGCGKSSLGRAILKLHEPTAGQIFFEGQEITHWTARQMRPLRREMQMVFQDPMESLNPRHTVGMILEEPFAIHQVGTASERLVWIKALLDKVGLPAASVHKYPHEFSGGERQRIGIARAIALKPKLLICDESVSALDVSVQAQILNLLLQLQSEMNLAMIFISHDLSVVRKVSDRVAVMHFGQIIESGTVEELYHAPQADYTKTLLSAIPVTHPRDRRRKKPRMLAKGRAEHQI from the coding sequence ATGAAGACTGTGCTGCACGTAGAAAACCTCAAGCAACACTTTATTTCCGGTAAGGGGATTATTAAGAAAGGCTATACGGTAAAAGCCGTCGATGGGGTGAGCCTCTCGGTGGCCCGGGGGGAGACTCTGGGTCTGGTTGGTGAGTCCGGCTGCGGGAAAAGCTCGTTGGGGCGGGCGATATTGAAACTGCATGAGCCGACGGCGGGGCAGATCTTTTTTGAAGGTCAGGAGATCACCCATTGGACCGCCCGGCAAATGCGTCCCTTACGTCGGGAAATGCAGATGGTGTTTCAAGATCCGATGGAATCGCTGAATCCACGCCATACGGTGGGGATGATCCTAGAAGAGCCGTTTGCCATCCACCAAGTCGGCACGGCGAGCGAGCGGTTGGTATGGATCAAGGCGTTATTGGATAAAGTCGGCTTACCGGCAGCATCGGTTCATAAATATCCGCATGAGTTTTCCGGTGGTGAGCGCCAGCGTATCGGGATTGCCCGGGCGATTGCTTTAAAGCCCAAACTACTGATTTGTGATGAGTCCGTCTCTGCGCTGGATGTCTCCGTCCAGGCCCAGATTTTGAATCTGTTGCTTCAGCTACAAAGCGAGATGAATCTGGCGATGATTTTTATCTCGCATGATTTGTCTGTGGTTCGGAAGGTTTCCGATCGGGTAGCTGTCATGCACTTCGGGCAAATTATTGAGAGTGGAACAGTAGAAGAGCTCTATCATGCACCGCAGGCGGACTATACCAAAACCTTGTTATCTGCGATCCCTGTGACACATCCGAGGGACAGACGGCGAAAAAAGCCCCGAATGCTGGCTAAAGGACGTGCCGAGCATCAAATTTAG
- a CDS encoding ABC transporter permease produces the protein MLRLNPLTRKKLRRFQAIKRGYWSFVLLSGLLMLSLVAELLINSKALVVKYNGEYSFPVFSDVKAGTDYGFDYPSEPDYKAMQRQYQLEGGENFVILPLVPWDPFEQDFSGDYPPTPPSLQTQHYLGTDVIGRDILARLVYGFRTAMGFALLTMTVSYAIGTAVGCAMGFFGGKFDLLVQRLIEVWSMVPFLYVIMILVSVTQPTFTLFVAINVLFGWMGMTWYMRTMTYKESAREYVMAARALGASTGRIIFRHILPNTTVMIVTLAPFTIAANITALTALDYLGLGLMPPTPSWGELLQQGKSNLDAPWIVGSVVTAIVLVLVMVTFIGEAIRAAFDPKKFTRYI, from the coding sequence ATGCTAAGACTCAACCCGCTGACCCGAAAAAAACTGCGACGCTTTCAGGCGATTAAGCGAGGGTACTGGTCATTTGTCCTGCTCTCGGGGTTGCTGATGTTATCGCTGGTGGCGGAGCTGCTGATCAACAGCAAAGCTTTGGTGGTGAAATACAACGGTGAATACAGCTTTCCGGTGTTCAGTGATGTGAAGGCCGGTACCGATTATGGCTTTGATTATCCCAGCGAGCCGGATTACAAAGCGATGCAGCGTCAGTATCAATTGGAGGGCGGCGAGAACTTCGTGATTCTGCCGCTGGTGCCATGGGATCCCTTTGAGCAGGACTTCAGTGGTGATTATCCGCCGACGCCGCCTAGTCTTCAGACTCAGCACTACCTGGGAACCGATGTGATTGGCCGCGATATTCTGGCGCGACTGGTGTACGGGTTTCGCACCGCGATGGGGTTCGCCCTGCTGACCATGACGGTGTCTTACGCCATCGGCACGGCGGTCGGATGCGCGATGGGATTTTTCGGTGGCAAGTTTGACTTGCTGGTCCAGCGTTTGATTGAAGTGTGGTCCATGGTGCCATTTCTGTACGTGATTATGATCCTGGTGTCCGTAACTCAGCCGACGTTCACCCTGTTTGTCGCGATCAATGTGCTCTTTGGCTGGATGGGCATGACCTGGTACATGCGCACCATGACCTATAAAGAGTCTGCCCGTGAGTATGTGATGGCAGCCCGGGCGCTGGGGGCATCGACCGGGCGGATCATCTTTCGTCATATTCTGCCCAATACTACGGTGATGATCGTGACCCTGGCGCCGTTCACCATAGCTGCCAATATCACCGCCCTGACGGCGCTGGATTATCTGGGCTTGGGGCTGATGCCACCCACGCCGAGCTGGGGGGAGTTGCTGCAACAGGGGAAATCGAACCTGGATGCGCCCTGGATCGTCGGCTCAGTCGTGACGGCGATTGTGCTGGTGCTGGTGATGGTGACCTTTATCGGGGAAGCGATCCGGGCGGCGTTCGATCCGAAAAAATTTACCCGTTATATCTGA
- a CDS encoding endonuclease/exonuclease/phosphatase family protein → MSRYSKVIAGVGVVAGALGVSALNLSFDVSEVPEVSQNVLAPQFSYQCIESDIALPLDRDGQLSVSVWNIYKQQRESWRDALEQFSQRSELVLLQEASLTAGLKAYLDEAQWKVRMANAFKFLNTPAGVMNLSTVNARTTCAYLAMEPWLRLPKSALLSEFNLSNGQTLVVVNLHGVNFALGLEEYKAQFRALKKVLDNHIGPIILAGDFNTWRQARLDVVNAFAQSLGLVDVTLRRDQRVKILGKPLDHLYYRGLELVDAQAPQTNASDHNPIIADFRLQ, encoded by the coding sequence ATGTCTCGATATTCTAAGGTTATTGCTGGTGTTGGTGTGGTCGCTGGTGCGTTGGGGGTCAGTGCGTTGAATCTTTCCTTCGACGTCTCTGAGGTGCCGGAGGTCAGCCAGAATGTGCTGGCGCCGCAGTTCTCCTACCAATGCATCGAGAGTGATATCGCCCTGCCGTTGGATCGGGATGGCCAACTGTCGGTATCCGTCTGGAATATCTATAAGCAACAGCGAGAGAGCTGGCGGGATGCCCTGGAGCAGTTCAGCCAGCGCAGCGAGCTGGTCCTCCTGCAGGAGGCAAGCCTGACGGCCGGACTCAAAGCCTATCTGGACGAGGCGCAATGGAAAGTCAGAATGGCGAATGCCTTCAAGTTTCTCAATACCCCGGCGGGGGTGATGAACCTGTCGACCGTGAATGCCAGAACCACCTGTGCTTACCTGGCCATGGAGCCCTGGCTGCGTCTGCCGAAGTCGGCCTTGCTGTCGGAGTTTAACCTCAGCAACGGCCAGACCCTGGTTGTGGTCAATTTACACGGGGTGAACTTTGCGCTTGGCCTTGAGGAGTATAAAGCGCAATTTCGCGCGTTAAAGAAAGTGCTGGATAATCACATCGGTCCGATTATTCTGGCCGGGGACTTTAATACCTGGCGTCAGGCGCGCCTGGATGTGGTTAATGCATTTGCGCAAAGTCTGGGGTTGGTGGATGTGACGCTCCGCCGGGATCAGCGGGTTAAGATCCTCGGCAAGCCGTTGGATCATTTGTATTATCGCGGGCTGGAGTTGGTTGATGCTCAGGCGCCGCAAACCAACGCATCGGATCATAACCCGATTATTGCCGATTTCAGATTACAGTAA
- a CDS encoding DUF1904 domain-containing protein: protein MPHLRFRAVEFDNVKAMSTALVDELQPLMACPREDFTVEHVSTTFIFDGEVSDAYPFVEVLWFDRGQEVQDQVAEVITRQVREELEDTELDVAVIFTPLSPAAYYDNGTHY from the coding sequence ATGCCGCATCTGCGTTTTCGTGCCGTTGAATTTGATAATGTGAAGGCGATGTCCACCGCGTTGGTGGATGAACTTCAACCCTTGATGGCGTGTCCTCGAGAAGATTTCACCGTGGAGCATGTGTCAACCACCTTTATTTTTGATGGTGAAGTGTCTGATGCTTACCCATTTGTGGAAGTGCTGTGGTTTGACCGCGGCCAGGAAGTCCAGGATCAGGTCGCAGAGGTGATCACCCGGCAAGTCCGTGAGGAGCTGGAAGATACGGAATTAGATGTGGCGGTCATTTTTACCCCGCTATCGCCAGCCGCCTATTACGACAACGGAACTCACTATTAA
- a CDS encoding extracellular solute-binding protein → MRSRELWLFCLMVLSFRPALAVDLPQDLVWISNMEEPLFASEQAKHGGTLHTFMASFPQTLRSVGPDANSGLRHYFMDGTPKLAARHPNTGKWIPQLAQAWAFGDDHQTVYFKLNPDARWSDGKPITADDYLFMLTYYRSKDIIDPWYNDFFTHSIKAVEKYDDDTIAIVSGTPKSQDELMVQINLPSNGLQPRPAHFFKPKKDANKDGIDDDFVRRYNFKSEPTAGAYYLSDVKKGKSVTFKHVGADWWGYGNRYYRNRYNVDQVRIRVIRDNDIALRYFEKGQLDTFGLILPSLWHEKSDSEPYRKGYIHKFWGYNQVAQGAGGLWINTAKPLLDNLAIRQGITYATDFDGMIQHVLRGDYVRKPHGLGFGHGEYDRPDNRPPPFDPKLAAKYFTDAGFDRIGPDGIRINQQGQRLSFAITYGYPVWTPRIAYLKEQAKQAGLEFTLNLVDGSAAFKYILEKKHDLAFLNMSGGEIPAYWEYLYSDNVKPQTNNHASYSSPELDQLIDAFKREFDVQKRYELSRRIQKLVADAFIIVPGYMVPYTREAHWRWVKYPDPGMTKRTEVMFYPVEYGTFWIDEAVKQQTLKAMEDGKTFEPVTVIDDRFKL, encoded by the coding sequence ATGAGAAGTCGAGAACTGTGGTTGTTTTGCCTGATGGTTTTGAGTTTCCGGCCTGCTTTGGCGGTGGACTTACCCCAGGATCTGGTCTGGATCTCCAATATGGAAGAGCCATTGTTTGCCTCCGAACAGGCCAAGCATGGCGGCACCCTGCACACGTTTATGGCCAGCTTTCCCCAAACGTTGCGCAGTGTCGGGCCGGATGCCAACTCAGGGTTGCGGCATTACTTTATGGACGGGACGCCGAAGCTGGCAGCCCGGCATCCGAATACCGGCAAGTGGATCCCGCAGTTGGCGCAGGCCTGGGCGTTTGGCGACGACCATCAAACCGTGTACTTCAAGCTCAACCCCGACGCCCGTTGGTCGGACGGTAAACCAATCACGGCAGATGACTATCTGTTTATGCTGACCTATTACCGCTCGAAGGACATCATCGATCCCTGGTATAACGACTTTTTTACCCACTCGATCAAGGCGGTCGAAAAATATGATGATGACACCATCGCGATCGTCTCTGGTACGCCGAAGAGTCAGGATGAGCTGATGGTGCAGATCAACCTGCCCAGTAATGGCCTGCAACCCCGCCCGGCCCATTTTTTCAAACCGAAGAAAGACGCCAACAAAGACGGCATCGATGATGATTTTGTCCGCCGTTATAACTTCAAGAGCGAGCCGACGGCCGGGGCGTATTACCTGTCTGACGTGAAGAAAGGGAAAAGCGTGACCTTCAAGCATGTCGGCGCGGACTGGTGGGGATACGGGAACCGTTATTACCGCAACCGCTATAACGTCGATCAGGTCCGGATTCGGGTGATCCGCGATAACGACATCGCACTGCGATATTTTGAAAAAGGCCAGCTCGATACCTTTGGCTTGATCCTGCCTTCCCTGTGGCATGAAAAGTCGGACAGCGAGCCGTATCGTAAAGGCTACATTCATAAATTTTGGGGCTACAACCAGGTGGCTCAAGGGGCGGGGGGATTGTGGATCAACACGGCCAAGCCGCTACTGGACAATCTGGCGATCCGGCAGGGGATCACCTACGCCACCGACTTTGACGGCATGATTCAGCATGTCCTGCGCGGGGATTATGTCCGTAAGCCTCATGGGCTGGGATTCGGACATGGGGAGTATGACCGCCCGGACAATCGCCCGCCACCATTTGATCCGAAGCTGGCGGCGAAGTACTTCACCGACGCCGGCTTTGACCGCATTGGTCCGGACGGGATCCGGATCAACCAGCAGGGGCAAAGGCTCAGTTTTGCCATTACCTACGGCTATCCGGTGTGGACCCCGCGTATTGCGTACTTAAAAGAGCAGGCCAAACAGGCCGGGCTGGAGTTTACCCTGAATCTGGTCGACGGCTCGGCGGCGTTTAAATACATCCTGGAGAAAAAGCACGATCTGGCTTTTTTGAATATGAGCGGCGGGGAAATCCCGGCTTACTGGGAATATCTGTATTCGGACAATGTGAAACCGCAAACCAATAATCACGCCAGTTACAGTTCGCCGGAGTTAGACCAACTGATTGATGCGTTTAAACGTGAATTTGATGTCCAGAAGCGTTACGAGCTGTCGCGCCGGATCCAGAAACTCGTCGCCGATGCTTTCATTATTGTGCCGGGTTATATGGTGCCCTATACCCGGGAAGCGCACTGGCGCTGGGTGAAATATCCGGATCCGGGCATGACCAAAAGAACCGAAGTGATGTTTTACCCGGTGGAATACGGCACCTTCTGGATTGATGAAGCGGTTAAGCAACAAACCCTTAAAGCCATGGAGGACGGCAAGACCTTTGAGCCAGTCACCGTGATTGACGACCGATTCAAGCTTTGA
- a CDS encoding thioesterase family protein — translation MDIDTLISKAREIVGTEKTMALPQSWGQGRTVFGGVSAALLYTAMKSKIRDGRPIRSLTTNFVGPLLLDTPFLFEVEVLREGKNVTQVTARIIQDGMVAVIQQGCFGNERFSNIEVQNHASHDIDLPAKCQGVPFIEGVTPNFLTNIDLSIAKGAMPYSGANTSQLDGWMRFKNEPDKMTDAHLVCLIDAWPPAVLQMMKKPSPASTMMWNLEFIYPHDQFSTRDWFAYKVQTRQAAGGYAHLEADIWDASGNLVAISRQSVAIFE, via the coding sequence ATGGATATCGACACGCTGATTTCAAAAGCCAGGGAAATCGTAGGCACAGAAAAAACGATGGCACTTCCTCAATCTTGGGGACAAGGCAGAACAGTATTTGGGGGTGTTTCCGCCGCATTACTTTATACGGCAATGAAAAGTAAGATTCGTGATGGGAGACCTATACGGTCATTGACGACCAACTTTGTTGGCCCGCTGTTACTCGATACTCCTTTTTTGTTTGAAGTCGAAGTACTCAGAGAGGGGAAGAATGTAACTCAGGTAACAGCCAGAATCATCCAGGATGGTATGGTTGCCGTTATTCAACAGGGTTGCTTTGGCAATGAACGTTTTTCAAACATAGAAGTCCAAAATCATGCAAGCCATGACATAGACTTACCCGCCAAATGCCAAGGGGTACCTTTTATTGAGGGAGTTACACCTAATTTCCTGACGAATATTGATTTGTCTATTGCGAAAGGCGCGATGCCGTATAGTGGTGCAAATACCTCGCAGTTAGATGGTTGGATGCGCTTTAAAAATGAACCCGATAAAATGACGGATGCCCACTTAGTTTGCTTGATCGATGCTTGGCCACCAGCGGTGCTTCAAATGATGAAGAAACCCTCACCTGCAAGCACCATGATGTGGAATTTAGAATTTATTTATCCACATGATCAGTTTTCTACGAGAGATTGGTTTGCATATAAAGTTCAAACCAGGCAGGCAGCGGGAGGTTATGCTCACCTTGAGGCTGATATATGGGATGCGTCTGGAAATTTAGTTGCAATTAGTCGGCAGAGTGTCGCTATATTTGAGTAG
- a CDS encoding DUF3857 domain-containing transglutaminase family protein — MKVTLIHTLFILIGISTADVHAENKEDIRWTLTDNNLSQAIDLLSSNQLPTEMTQLLRDTQFHIGPDSVTMRKKIVNYFPRFVDAENYGSQSIYYNPRFQNLRVISAASITREGKIKQIDPSRAQVLDTNEYNTFSSDKEVVLALPGLAEGSFAVLEYEVITQRGLMESDWSEELYTQGNYPIQHYRLNISWDSSQQINWATDSESVHCEQQGRSLTCHGDDLPAYQGDYQAYWRDHIGRVSVGVLDSWKQVIEKASQAMAEANNNTDGLVSLADSLTRGTRSIEENIANILDFVSRDIRYVSMSEHGNAMTPHTIAETIENRFGDCKDKSVLLKALLQKSGLSPRLVLVSTQRTDDRKFLVPTMNAYNHVIVCFNLEGQEYCVDPTDTQTHWKHTPAWIQGKVILPLESGYIPHPMKTSRYRWRLGTRTDIVFNAQGGQEEIQQRTYSGEYASTLRSNLYQDNESDRQAYLQKQYRNVVSELAEPAFNIDQLDEMAETLSITSEATLPSFLKVEEALNYMENDAWIRDELSDLRLSNERYEEVFPGLNVVSEFNYDTNGLWEFTDLPPSLNFDHPFGSMERTVERVSPTKLTILTRLKIPAQTIQPTEIKRFNELLNTYSKQSLIHFYGTPISKN, encoded by the coding sequence ATGAAAGTAACACTTATTCATACGCTATTCATACTGATTGGTATATCTACAGCTGATGTACATGCGGAAAATAAAGAGGATATACGCTGGACTCTTACCGATAACAACCTATCGCAAGCCATTGATTTGTTGTCCAGCAATCAACTGCCAACGGAAATGACGCAACTGCTGCGGGATACGCAATTCCACATTGGGCCGGATAGCGTCACCATGCGCAAGAAGATCGTGAACTATTTCCCGAGGTTCGTCGATGCGGAAAATTACGGCTCACAGAGTATTTACTACAACCCTCGCTTTCAAAACCTCCGGGTAATCTCAGCGGCCTCGATCACTCGAGAGGGCAAAATCAAGCAAATCGATCCTTCTCGGGCACAAGTACTGGATACAAACGAATACAATACATTCAGTAGTGACAAGGAAGTCGTTCTCGCTCTCCCAGGTTTAGCCGAAGGCAGCTTCGCGGTTTTGGAGTACGAAGTGATTACCCAACGTGGGCTGATGGAGTCGGACTGGTCTGAAGAACTTTACACGCAGGGCAATTACCCAATTCAGCATTACCGGCTAAATATCTCTTGGGACAGCTCGCAGCAGATCAACTGGGCAACCGACTCCGAAAGCGTACATTGCGAACAGCAAGGTCGCTCTCTGACCTGTCATGGTGACGACCTGCCCGCCTATCAAGGTGACTATCAAGCGTACTGGCGCGATCATATTGGTCGAGTCTCTGTCGGGGTGTTGGATAGCTGGAAACAAGTTATTGAAAAAGCATCTCAGGCGATGGCTGAGGCAAATAATAACACCGACGGTTTAGTATCGCTCGCTGATTCGCTGACCAGGGGAACACGTTCAATCGAGGAAAACATCGCCAATATTTTAGATTTTGTCTCCAGAGATATTCGCTACGTCTCGATGTCGGAGCATGGTAATGCTATGACGCCTCATACGATTGCTGAAACGATTGAAAATCGTTTTGGTGACTGTAAGGACAAATCAGTCTTACTCAAAGCCTTATTGCAAAAAAGCGGGCTAAGCCCCAGGCTGGTACTCGTTTCAACCCAAAGGACCGATGACCGAAAATTCTTAGTACCGACCATGAATGCATATAACCACGTCATTGTGTGTTTCAATTTGGAAGGCCAGGAATACTGTGTGGATCCTACAGATACCCAAACTCATTGGAAGCACACACCGGCCTGGATTCAAGGTAAAGTCATCCTGCCTTTAGAAAGTGGATATATTCCGCATCCCATGAAGACAAGCCGTTATCGCTGGCGACTCGGTACCCGCACTGATATTGTATTCAATGCTCAGGGGGGACAAGAAGAGATCCAACAACGTACATACTCGGGCGAATACGCATCCACACTCCGCTCCAATCTCTATCAAGATAATGAATCGGATCGGCAAGCATATTTGCAAAAACAGTACCGCAATGTCGTCTCTGAACTCGCGGAACCGGCATTTAATATTGATCAGCTTGACGAAATGGCCGAAACCCTGAGCATTACCTCTGAAGCAACCTTGCCATCCTTTTTGAAAGTAGAGGAAGCATTGAATTATATGGAAAACGATGCCTGGATTCGTGACGAGTTATCAGATCTCCGGCTCAGTAACGAAAGGTATGAAGAAGTCTTTCCCGGCCTCAATGTCGTCTCCGAGTTCAATTATGATACCAATGGTTTATGGGAGTTCACGGATCTACCGCCATCCCTGAACTTCGATCATCCATTCGGCTCCATGGAAAGAACGGTTGAACGTGTGTCTCCAACCAAACTGACGATACTAACTCGCTTAAAAATACCAGCACAAACGATACAACCAACAGAGATTAAGCGATTCAACGAGCTACTGAACACTTACTCCAAGCAGTCGTTAATTCATTTCTACGGAACTCCCATCTCTAAGAACTGA
- a CDS encoding ABC transporter ATP-binding protein, translated as MTDDVILRVSDLHAAFMTDDGVTPVLHGVNFEVRRGRTLGLVGESGCGKSVTAMSIMGLLPKPYGRITRGQVLYRGTDLVTLPPGEMYAMRGNRISVIFQDPMTALNPVYSVGQQLAEVLALHRPELTKKDRLRHCVALLAKVKIPEPETRVHEYPHHLSGGMRQRVMIAMALACHPDILICDEPTTALDVTVQASILDLMLDLQQETGMAMIFITHDLGVVAEICDDVAVMYNGRIVEQADVFTLFDCPQHPYTQRLLGLMPGLESEPKQLIDIKPIDPELFPAFRSPQSD; from the coding sequence ATGACGGATGATGTGATCCTGCGTGTCAGTGATCTCCATGCGGCGTTTATGACCGATGACGGTGTGACGCCGGTCTTGCATGGGGTGAATTTCGAGGTGCGCCGGGGCCGGACGCTCGGGCTGGTGGGGGAGTCCGGTTGCGGTAAGAGCGTGACGGCAATGTCCATTATGGGATTGCTGCCCAAGCCTTACGGGCGGATCACCCGGGGACAGGTGCTCTATCGCGGGACGGATCTGGTGACGTTGCCGCCGGGGGAGATGTACGCCATGCGGGGCAATCGGATTTCAGTGATTTTTCAGGATCCGATGACCGCACTCAATCCGGTTTACTCGGTTGGCCAGCAACTGGCTGAAGTATTGGCGCTGCATCGCCCGGAGCTGACGAAGAAAGACAGGCTGCGCCATTGCGTTGCATTGCTGGCGAAAGTGAAGATCCCCGAGCCGGAAACGCGGGTTCATGAGTATCCGCATCATTTATCCGGCGGCATGCGGCAGCGGGTGATGATTGCGATGGCCCTGGCGTGCCATCCCGATATCTTAATTTGTGATGAGCCGACAACCGCGCTGGATGTCACCGTTCAGGCTTCCATTCTGGACTTAATGCTGGATCTGCAACAGGAAACCGGCATGGCGATGATTTTTATCACCCATGATTTAGGCGTGGTGGCGGAGATCTGTGATGACGTTGCGGTGATGTATAACGGACGGATTGTCGAGCAGGCGGATGTCTTTACTTTATTTGATTGCCCTCAGCATCCTTATACGCAGCGGCTGCTTGGCCTGATGCCGGGCTTGGAGAGTGAGCCGAAGCAGCTGATTGACATTAAGCCGATTGATCCCGAGCTGTTTCCGGCGTTCCGGTCGCCGCAATCCGATTGA
- a CDS encoding ABC transporter permease subunit, whose product MLSYLLHRMALVIPTFLGITVLIFAITRLVPGGPVERMLANMQFQGDGAAAMTTAGGSTALSDEQLAQLNAFYGLDKPVHQAYWEWLKKLVRFDLGESTRYYEPVTEMIAERLPISLFYGGMTFFISYFISIPLGYFKAIKHDSAFDSGSSILIFVGYALPGYVVGVLLITLFSYHLEWFPMGGFVSDDFDDDDTLLEQVRDVLWHAVLPLICYLIGDFATLTMTMKNNLMENLSSDYIRTAIAKGLPFRTAVRKHALRNSLIPIASHFGNSLLFFMTGSFLIEVIFNIDGIGLLGYESIMQRDYPVVMGIVAINAALLMLGNIVSDICVAAVDPRVRFGA is encoded by the coding sequence ATGCTGTCGTATTTATTGCATCGTATGGCGTTGGTCATACCGACATTCTTAGGCATTACCGTGCTGATCTTTGCCATTACCCGGCTGGTGCCCGGCGGGCCGGTCGAGCGGATGCTGGCGAACATGCAGTTTCAGGGCGATGGGGCGGCGGCGATGACGACTGCGGGCGGCAGTACGGCCTTGTCTGACGAGCAATTGGCGCAGCTCAATGCGTTTTATGGCCTGGATAAACCGGTTCACCAAGCGTACTGGGAGTGGCTGAAGAAGCTGGTGCGTTTCGACTTAGGGGAGTCGACCCGGTATTACGAGCCGGTCACCGAGATGATTGCCGAGCGGCTGCCGATCTCGCTGTTCTATGGTGGGATGACCTTCTTTATCAGCTATTTTATTTCCATTCCTTTGGGCTACTTCAAAGCCATCAAGCATGACTCGGCGTTTGATTCCGGCTCTTCCATTCTGATCTTTGTCGGCTATGCTCTGCCGGGGTATGTGGTCGGGGTGTTGCTGATCACCTTGTTCAGTTATCACCTGGAATGGTTTCCAATGGGCGGTTTCGTCAGTGATGACTTTGATGATGATGACACCCTGCTTGAGCAGGTACGAGATGTGCTCTGGCATGCGGTCTTACCGCTGATTTGTTATCTGATCGGGGATTTCGCCACCCTGACCATGACGATGAAAAATAACCTGATGGAGAACCTGTCCTCGGATTATATCCGCACCGCGATTGCCAAAGGCTTGCCATTCCGGACCGCGGTGCGAAAACATGCTCTGCGCAACAGTCTGATCCCGATTGCCAGCCATTTCGGCAATTCCCTTCTTTTCTTTATGACCGGCTCGTTTTTGATCGAGGTGATCTTCAATATCGACGGCATCGGCTTGCTGGGGTATGAGTCGATCATGCAGCGTGACTATCCGGTGGTGATGGGGATTGTGGCCATTAATGCGGCGCTGCTGATGCTGGGCAATATTGTTTCGGATATCTGCGTGGCGGCGGTGGATCCGCGTGTGCGGTTTGGAGCCTGA